The region GGTTACTCCGATCACAGTATTTGTCGGGCCAAATAATTCGGGAAAATCGAAAATCCTCAAGGAGCTTTATCACTTTTGTCGTGAAGGGAACCTTGATTCTCGTGGGGTTATTGTCGAGGAAGCAGTACTAAAAGACATGGATGAAGGCAGGTTTTACGAGAAGCTCAGTCATTTGGAAAAAGAACCTAATGAGAATGAATCTTTGCCAGAAGGCAATATGATTGTTGGTAACTATCAAGAGCGCGTACAGATTAGAAAGGAAAATCTTACTCAAACGATGGGGAAGACGAATGAAGGGCATTTCCGTGAATGGTTTTGTCAGTGGTTTCTCAGGTTTAATACATTGCTACTTGATGGCCAGGGCAGAATGCAACTTGTTAGAGAGCAGAATGGGGGTAACTTGCAAAGTCCTCCCCAGAACAGCTTAAGCGCTTTGTTTAGGGATGATGAAAAAAGGTCTGAGGTTAGGAGAATAGTTAATGATGCTTTTGGCCTTCATTTTGTTATTGATCCAACGGATTTAGGAAAATTAAAGGTAAGATTATCTGAGGAAACTCCTGCTAACGAAATGCAGGAGAGAGGGGTTCATGCAGATGCCGTTGAATTTCATAGTAAAGCAAAAAAAATTGATGATTTAAGTGATGGAGTAAAAGCATTTACTGGTATTATTCTTGAGCTTGTAGCCGGTGATCCAATGGTGCTGATGATAGATGAGCCAGAAGCTTTTTTACATCCATCACTTTCATACAAACTTGGTAAAGAAGTATCTGTTACAGCGTCCGCTCAAAATAAAAATATATTTGTTTCAACGCATAGTTCTAACTTTATTATGGGTTGTGTTCAATCTGGCGTCCCTATAAATATTGTAAGGTTAACCTATTCACAAGGGGTGGCAACGGCGAGACTGCTGCCTGATGAAAAGCTACTACAGTTAATGCGTAATCCTTTGCTACGCTCTACTGGTGTTATAGACGGGCTATTCTATGAGGCCGTAATTGTCACAGAATCAGATGCTGACAGAGCCTTCTACCAAGAGATTAACGACCGGTTGCTAAAATACTCTCCAGAGAAAGGAATCTCTAATTGCTTATTCATTAATGCGCAGAATAAGCAAACAGTTCATCAAATAATACGGCCGCTTCGAGAACTAGGAATACCAGCTATTGCTATTGTTGATATAGATATATTGAAGGAAGGAGGTCAGGTATGGGCTAACTTCTTGGGTAGTGGTTTCGTCCCTCAAATATCTCAAACCCCGCTGGGTACTATCAGGCAGGCAATCAAACAAAAGTTTAATGATTTATCTATAGATATGAAGAAGCAGGGAGGTATATCTGCACTTCCAGACGATGAAAGAGAAGCAGCGGAGAACCTGCTTGGACAGCTCAAAGAATACGGACTCTTTGTAGTGCCCAATGGGGAGCTCGAATGTTGGCTCAAACAGTTAGGTGCGTCAGGACACGGCCCCAAATGGCTAGTCGAGGTTTTTGAAAAAATGGGTGAAAACCCAGACTCTGAGAATTATGTTAAGCCAGAAAATGGAGATGTGTGGAGCTTTATCAGCAGTATTAATGAATGGGCATCTTTGGTTAGTCGAAAAGGTATACCAGCCAAAATATAACAAACGCGTCAATTAGGACGCTCGCAAGCTTGCGCCTATTACGCGGGCGTTAGGTGCTTTTAGGCATCATCATATTTCGGAGTATAATAATGAGTGATTATCAAGACTTTTGTGAGGCGTTCGGTGGCTCTGCAAGTGATCCTGACTTTATGGATAATTGGTTGGCTGAGCATGCTGGTGATGTATCCAAAACATCTTCTGAGTTACAAGCA is a window of Oceanisphaera sp. IT1-181 DNA encoding:
- a CDS encoding ATP-dependent nuclease, whose translation is MFDSVKLKFGSAATEELLDLSVTPITVFVGPNNSGKSKILKELYHFCREGNLDSRGVIVEEAVLKDMDEGRFYEKLSHLEKEPNENESLPEGNMIVGNYQERVQIRKENLTQTMGKTNEGHFREWFCQWFLRFNTLLLDGQGRMQLVREQNGGNLQSPPQNSLSALFRDDEKRSEVRRIVNDAFGLHFVIDPTDLGKLKVRLSEETPANEMQERGVHADAVEFHSKAKKIDDLSDGVKAFTGIILELVAGDPMVLMIDEPEAFLHPSLSYKLGKEVSVTASAQNKNIFVSTHSSNFIMGCVQSGVPINIVRLTYSQGVATARLLPDEKLLQLMRNPLLRSTGVIDGLFYEAVIVTESDADRAFYQEINDRLLKYSPEKGISNCLFINAQNKQTVHQIIRPLRELGIPAIAIVDIDILKEGGQVWANFLGSGFVPQISQTPLGTIRQAIKQKFNDLSIDMKKQGGISALPDDEREAAENLLGQLKEYGLFVVPNGELECWLKQLGASGHGPKWLVEVFEKMGENPDSENYVKPENGDVWSFISSINEWASLVSRKGIPAKI